In a single window of the Metopolophium dirhodum isolate CAU chromosome 2, ASM1992520v1, whole genome shotgun sequence genome:
- the LOC132938483 gene encoding syntaxin-7-like: MDSFYGNSYQSNGGEKDFQKLAQLIGTNIQKISQNVSSMNRMVNQLNTVQDATEVRKQLHQISHYTQQLSKDTSHNLKELSEIRSYSSQTDQRQLKIQKERLAESFTSALNAFQAIQRKAYDKENAELMKRTKASSSTGKLPPPPGSKYQNGYSNPNENQNDQAQLQILDEVNLQVVEQEQAIRQLENDISDVNQIFKELGTLVHNQGEIIDSIEANVQITNVSVQEATGQLRRATDYTNKLRKKRFYLLVICAVILFVITLTIVWGSK; this comes from the exons atggacAGCTTTTATGGAAATTCATATCAAAGCAATGGAGGCGAAAAAGATTTTCAGAAATTGGCCCAATTGATTGGCACTAATATCCAGAAAATATCACAAAATG tttcatCTATGAATAGAATGGTAAACCAATTAAATACAGTTCAAGATGCTACAGAAGTTAGAAAACAATT GCATCAAATATCTCATTACACTCAACAGCTATCTAAAGATACTAGTCATAATTTAAAGGAACTTAGTGAAATACGATCATATTCTTCTCAAACAGATCAA agacaattgaaaattcaaaaagaacGTTTAGCTGAATCGTTCACATCTGCTTTAAATGCATTCCAAGCCATTCAACGTAAAGCATACGACAAAGAAAATGCAGAGCTAATGAAACGTACAAAAGCATCTTCATCTACCGGAAAATTACCTCCACCACCTGGTTCTAAATATCAAAAtg GTTATTCAAACCCAAATGAAAACCAAAATGATCAAGCTCAGTTACAAATTTTGGATGAGGTAAATTTACAAGTGGTTGAACAAGAACAAGCTATTAGACAACTTGAG aATGACATAAGCGAcgtaaatcaaatttttaaagaaCTTGGTACTTTAGTTCATAACCAAGGTGAAATAATTGATAGTATTGAAGCTAATGTACAAATTACTAATGTATCAGTTCAAGAAGCTACTGGTCAACTGAGACGAGCAACTGATTACAct aacaaGCTCAGGAAAAAAAGAttctatttattagttatttgtgcTGTGATATTATTCGTAATTACATTGACCATTGTTTGGGGTTCCAAATAA
- the LOC132939604 gene encoding large ribosomal subunit protein uL15m, with the protein MTSFTNKYVLNLLRNLPRLSISNLRNNDGAVKKNKRGRAQHGGDKHGHGNKGSKARQNFMRPGYETGNTPFYMKFPREQYYKDHHVKRQYPPLSLTTLQKMIDLNRIDISKPIDLSVLCNTGLYNIKPEDKHFGVNLIDEGADNFKAKINVEVQWASEPTIAAIERNGGVITTSFFDVNSLFILINPKKFFQRGEAIPRRMIPPDDAILYYSSAANRGYLADPEKISWERFVLAQKYGYKLPKIEDDPDYDMLVSRKDQRQIFYGLEPGWVVNLKDKVILKPIDPQLKEFYRS; encoded by the exons ATGACTTCTTtcacaaataaatatgttttgaatttattgagaAATCTACCGAGACTCTCAATTTCTAACCTTCGAAATAATGATGGAGCCGTGAAAAAA aataaacgAGGCAGAGCCCAGCACGGAGGTGACAAACATGGTCATGGTAATAAAGGATCAAAAGCTAGGCAAAACTTTATGAGACCTGGATATGAGACAGGAAATACTccattttatatgaaatttcCTAGAGAACAATATTACAAGGATCATCA tgttaaaaGACAATATCCACCACTATCATTGACCACTTTACAAAAAATGATTGATTTGAATCGTATAGACATTTCAAAGCCCATTGATTTATCAGTACTCTGTAATACGggtttatataacattaaaccAGAAGATAAACACTTTGGAGTAAATTTGATTGATgaa ggaGCAGATAATTTTAAGGCAAAAATTAATGTAGAAGTTCAATGGGCCAGTGAACCTACAATTGCAGCCATAGAAAGAAATGGAGGAGTTATAACAACATCGTTTTTTGatgttaatagtttatttattttaattaatcctAAAAAGTTCTTCCAAAGAG gagAAGCAATACCCAGACGTATGATTCCCCCCGATGatgcaattttatattattcaagtgCAGCAAATCGTGGTTATTTGGCTGATCCTGAAAAAATATCTTGGGAACGTTTTGTTTTAGCTCAGAAATATGGATATAAACTTCCTAAAATTGAAGATGATCCAGATTATGACATGCTTGTCAGTAGGAAAGATCAAagacaaatattttatggtCTAGAACCTGGTTGGGTTGTTAATCTAAAGGATAAAGTTATACTGAAACCCATTGATCCACAACTTAAAGAGTTCTATAgaagttaa